Sequence from the Arthrobacter pigmenti genome:
CCGGCCTCCGTCCCACGCAAGAGGTGAAAGCATGCGCACAGCCGAACATCCATCGGATTCCCCGAGCACACATTCACGCGCCCAGCGCAGCGACGGGCGGCTCCGCGCCGCGATTCACGAGGAGATGGCGCTGGACCATCTGCATGTTGCGGATTCGATCGCTCGGGGTTTTTCCGCTTTCAGCTACGACGCCGCTGACATCCGGCAGGTGGCGTACATGGGGCTCGTGAAGGCCGCGCAACGTTTCGATCCGACCATCGGTGTGGAGTTCTGCGCCTATGCGGTGCCGACCATCCGCGGGGAGGTGAAACGCTACCTGCGGGACTGCAGTTGGATCATCCGCCCGCCCCGCGAACTGCAGGATCTCAAGTCCGAAGCCATGAAAGCCTCGCAAACACTCGCGCAGCGGCTCGGCAGGGAGCCATCCATCGCGGAGCTCGCCGAAGAGTTGGACCGGAGTCCCGCCGTCGTCGTCGAAGCGCTCGCGTGTGCCGGATGCCAGCGTCCGGAGTCTATCGATGCCTCCCCAGGCACATTTGCCTGGGCGGACACCCTTGAGGCGGAGGGCGACGACTTCGCCCGCAGCGACGAGGTCCTCTCGCTGCGCGCAGCCGTTCGGGAGCTCTCCGAAAAGGAGAAAGAGTTGTTGTTCCGGCGGTATTTCCACGAGGAAAGCCAGGAACGCATAGGCCAGCGCCTGGGCATGACCCAGATGCAGATTTCGCGGCTGCTTGCACGCACACTGGTGAAGCTGCAGAAACGGCTGCTCGAGCAGGTTCACCCAGGAGCCGGTTACAGCAGCACAACCCACTCGGCGTAGAAGATGACGAGGCCGACAGCTACGAACAGGCCGGCGATGATCCAGAAGCGGGCCACCACGGTGACCTGCTCCCAGCCCTTCAACTCGAAGTGATGATGCAGCGGAGTCATCCGGAAGACTCGTTTGCCTCCGGAGAGCTTGAAGTAGGTCACCTGAATGATGACGGACAGCGTGATCATGACGAACAGGCCCGCCAGGATGACCAGGAGCAGTTGGGTGCGGGACAGGATCGCAAAGCCGGCAATCGCGCCACCGAGAGCGAGTGAGCCGGTGTCGCCCATGATGATCTTCGCCGGCGAAGTGTTCCACCAGAGGAAACCAACGAGTGACCCGCACAAGGCGGCGGCTATCAATGCCAGGTCGAGCGGATCACGCACTTCGTAACAGATGTTCGCGGGGACGCTGGGATCAGTGCATCGCTGATTGAACTGCCAGATGCCCATCAGCATGTACGCGCCGAAAACGAAGATCGAGGCGCCAGTAGCAAGGCCGTCCAAGCCATCGGCAACATTCACCGCGTTGGACGTAGCGGTCAGGATGAATGTGGACCACAGGATGAAGAGGATCGCGCCGATCAGCGGGCCGGCGAAGGCCAGGTCAATGGCCGTATCCCGGACAAACGAAATAGCGGTGGAGGCCGGAGTGCGCCCGTTTTCATCGGGAAAGTTGAGCGCGAGGATGGCGAACGTCACCCCGACAAGAGTCTGGCCGACGATCTTTCCCGGCCCGGTGAGCCCGAGGCTGCGCTGCCTGGAAACCTTGATGTAGTCGTCGAAGAACCCCACCACTCCCATGCCAACCGTGACCAGAAGCAGCAGCAGGCCAGAAGCCGTTGGACCGTTCGATTCACCGGAGAGCAGCATGATTCCATGCGTTGCAAAGTAGGCGATGACCACGGAGCCGATGATCCACACCCCGCCCATGGTGGGAGTGCCGCGCTTGGTGTGATGTGAGGTGGGGCCGTCATCGCGGATGAACTGGCCGTAGTTCTTCCTGACCAGGAAGCGAGCCAGCACCGGTGTGCCGAGCAGCGTCAGGATCAGGGCCAAAGCAGCGGCAATCAGCAGCGCAATCACGAAAAAGGTGCCCCCTTCAGTTCCCCGGACTGAGTCCGCCAGCTTCGGTCTGCAACTGAGGTTGACCGTCCGGCGCCGCCGCCGATTCGCTTGACGCCGATACTATCGGATCACCTGCAGGCGTTAGCGCCTGCAACGCCGTCTACAGCACACCCAGGTTTCTTGCGGCGTCCAGTACATCCGCGACACTCACGGCAAGCAGCGCCGGGTCGGGCTCTTCAGCGAAGGTCCGGCCGAGCCGCCTGGACTCATCCGTCAGCACAACGTGCGGGCCCGGCGGCGGCCCCCATTCGCTGGCGGGCGCGGGCCCGAACAGGACGATGGACGGCCGCGCGTACGCCGAGGCCAGATGTGCCGCA
This genomic interval carries:
- a CDS encoding sigma-70 family RNA polymerase sigma factor, which translates into the protein MRTAEHPSDSPSTHSRAQRSDGRLRAAIHEEMALDHLHVADSIARGFSAFSYDAADIRQVAYMGLVKAAQRFDPTIGVEFCAYAVPTIRGEVKRYLRDCSWIIRPPRELQDLKSEAMKASQTLAQRLGREPSIAELAEELDRSPAVVVEALACAGCQRPESIDASPGTFAWADTLEAEGDDFARSDEVLSLRAAVRELSEKEKELLFRRYFHEESQERIGQRLGMTQMQISRLLARTLVKLQKRLLEQVHPGAGYSSTTHSA
- the mraY gene encoding phospho-N-acetylmuramoyl-pentapeptide-transferase, which codes for MIALLIAAALALILTLLGTPVLARFLVRKNYGQFIRDDGPTSHHTKRGTPTMGGVWIIGSVVIAYFATHGIMLLSGESNGPTASGLLLLLVTVGMGVVGFFDDYIKVSRQRSLGLTGPGKIVGQTLVGVTFAILALNFPDENGRTPASTAISFVRDTAIDLAFAGPLIGAILFILWSTFILTATSNAVNVADGLDGLATGASIFVFGAYMLMGIWQFNQRCTDPSVPANICYEVRDPLDLALIAAALCGSLVGFLWWNTSPAKIIMGDTGSLALGGAIAGFAILSRTQLLLVILAGLFVMITLSVIIQVTYFKLSGGKRVFRMTPLHHHFELKGWEQVTVVARFWIIAGLFVAVGLVIFYAEWVVLL